The following are from one region of the Polyangiaceae bacterium genome:
- a CDS encoding tellurite resistance TerB family protein — protein MTDLNPLFSEIPISSHEALAIAGALRDIAESDGMHEEELAMITELVQGLDEDLGLEEPSKVPAITPAELAVALGEDPALKTLAMQCAVMLAMADGKISKEEAERLEAYRAALGFSVEQYSALEKGIVGWIKAGDLSPMF, from the coding sequence ATGACCGACCTGAATCCGCTCTTCTCCGAGATCCCGATCAGCAGCCACGAGGCTTTGGCCATCGCCGGCGCGTTGCGTGACATCGCCGAGAGCGACGGCATGCACGAAGAAGAGCTCGCGATGATCACCGAGCTGGTTCAGGGGTTGGATGAGGACCTTGGTCTCGAGGAGCCGTCTAAGGTTCCGGCGATCACTCCCGCGGAGTTGGCGGTTGCTCTGGGTGAGGATCCTGCTCTCAAGACGCTCGCCATGCAGTGCGCAGTGATGCTTGCCATGGCCGACGGCAAGATCAGCAAGGAGGAGGCCGAGCGCCTCGAGGCTTACCGCGCGGCACTGGGTTTCTCCGTTGAGCAGTACTCCGCCTTGGAGAAGGGCATCGTTGGCTGGATCAAGGCTGGCGACCTCTCCCCGATGTTCTGA
- a CDS encoding phage holin family protein: MNAPLPSESTPALVRELLLDMKDLALKELEVSKLQARDELKDVVRRVFLGLGALGMALIVVAMLAFASALGLSRASHLPLELSMLVIASVPTLAAVALYAKTRKVKKHS, from the coding sequence ATGAACGCCCCGCTCCCGAGTGAGAGCACACCAGCGCTGGTGCGTGAGCTCCTGCTCGATATGAAGGACCTCGCCCTCAAGGAACTCGAGGTCAGCAAACTTCAAGCACGCGACGAACTCAAAGACGTGGTGCGTCGCGTCTTTCTTGGTTTGGGTGCACTCGGCATGGCGCTGATCGTCGTCGCCATGCTCGCGTTCGCATCGGCGCTAGGACTGTCCCGCGCCTCCCACTTGCCACTGGAGCTCTCGATGTTGGTGATCGCCAGCGTGCCAACGCTCGCCGCCGTGGCTCTCTATGCCAAGACTCGAAAGGTGAAGAAGCACTCATGA